The following coding sequences are from one Carassius auratus strain Wakin chromosome 15, ASM336829v1, whole genome shotgun sequence window:
- the LOC113115585 gene encoding olfactory receptor 52K1-like translates to MGNGTYFFFMLFENLGCVKYVYFSLGFLFYCVVIYFNVLIILAVFLERTLHQPMYILISCLSINSVYGTAGFFPRLLTDLLYDTHIISFEACLVQSVVIYSYAASELIILMLMAFDRLVAISKPLHYNNIITKRFLTLLIVISWLYPMICVGCAGLLTARLKMCGNKLFKVYCHNYEIVKLSCVNQNIINIYGLIVTITTVIFPLIFILYSYVKILIICQRSSQDFRSKAYQTCIPHIAILLNFSVAIFCELTLSRFVNGEIPIELAVILSLEFIVIPPFVNPIVYGLNFPGIRKKARYLIKAFK, encoded by the coding sequence ATGGGAAATGGaacatattttttcttcatgttgtTTGAAAATCTTGGGTgcgtaaaatatgtttatttcagtttGGGGTTTCTTTTTTACTGTGTTGTCATATACTTTAATGTCCTTATAATTCTTGCTGTATTTCTGGAAAGGACATTGCACCAACCcatgtacattttgatttcatgtttatcCATCAACTCTGTATATGGTACTGCTGGCTTTTTCCCAAGGTTACTGACAGACCTGTTGTATGATACACATATAATATCCTTTGAAGCTTGCCTTGTACAGAGTGTTGTCATTTACTCATATGCAGCTTCTGAGCTTATAATCTTAATGCTAATGGCTTTTGATAGGCTTGTTGCAATTAGTAAACCTTTGCATTACAACAACATAATTACCAAACGCTTTCTAACTCTTTTAATAGTTATATCATGGCTTTATCCAATGATTTGTGTTGGTTGTGCTGGTCTTTTGACTGCCAGGCTGAAAATGTGTGGTAACAAATTGTTTAAGGTATACTGCCACAACTATGAAATTGTCAAACTATCTTGTGTGAAccagaatattattaatatttatggccTGATTGTAACAATTACAACAGTTATTTTTCCtttgatttttatattatattcctaTGTCAAAATACTTATAATTTGTCAAAGAAGCTCACAAGACTTTAGGAGCAAAGCGTATCAAACTTGTATTCCACACATAGCAATCCTTTTAAATTTCTCAGTTGCTATATTTTGTGAGCTTACTTTGAGTCGGTTTGTGAATGGGGAAATTCCCATAGAGCTGGCTGTTATCCTTTCACTGGAATTTATTGTTATACCACCCTTTGTAAACCCTATTGTTTATGGTCTAAACTTTCCTGGTATCCGCAAAAAAGCTAGATATCTTATAAAAGCCTTCAAATAG